GGCACTTCGCTGTCGCTGGTCCTCATCGACCGTATCCCCTTCCCCCGGCCCGACGACCCGCTGCTCCAGGCGCGCGCCAAGGCCGCCGATGCCGCCGGGCGCTCCGGTTTCATGGAGGTTTCCGCCACCCACGCAGCTCTGCTGATGGCGCAGGGCGCCGGGCGCCTTCTGCGCTCGGTGACAGACAAGGGCGTCGTGGCCGTATTGGACAACCGGCTTGTGACGAAGCGCTACGGTTCTTTCTTACGCAAGAGCCTGCCCGACTTCTGGGAAACGTCAGACCCCGAGACCGTGCAGGGGGCTTTACGACGCCTCGTGGCCGCCGCGCGTTAGTACTCCACAGCGACCGCAGTCACGGACCCGGGAGCAACCTCTGTGAAACCCGCATCGACGACGGGAACCGCGCCGTCTTTGCCCACCCAGCGCTGGAACTCGTTCCCGGACACTTCCCGCACACCCAGGGGGTATCCGTCACCGGCCCACCGGCGTACCCACTGCCGGGAGCGCTGTGCCGCCAACAGCATGGAGGCGTGGCCGACCTGGGCCGCCGCCTTTCCCGCAGTCATCCCCAGGTCGCGATTGACCAGGATCGCGGGCGAAGGGGCGTCGGCAAGCGGGCGCCACTCGCCGGGCGGCAAGTCCGTTCCCCGAACCTGGAGCTTTCTGACCACCTTCGGCACCTCTCCCGCCGCGCACGGAACGAAGGCGCGGGCGCTGCCGACCGTCACTCCCGGCACGTCCTGCACCGCCCTCCACGCGGTGTTGCGCGAGCGACGCGCAACCTTTCTGATCCTCCCGCCGTACCAGCGCGCGAGCGACTCCACCCACTCGGCCTCCGGCTCCAGGCACAGCGTGACGACGGCCCGGGCGACGTCCTCATAGACCACCTCGCGCCCCGGCGGCTCGACCGTCGGCAGGTTGAGCGCGATCTGCATCGCCACCACCGCGTCCGGATCCACCGGGTCCTGCCGGTCCGCACCGTCAACACACGCCCGTAGCGCGAAGTGCGCCGCCCCCAGCGAATCCACTAGTCCAGCGCAACCCGGCCGTCGATGCCCGCAGCCTCATTGGCGTAGTCGATTTCTTCGCGCGGGATACCCAAGATGTAGAGCACTTCGTCGAGGAAGGGGTGGTTCACGCTCGCATCTGCGACTTGCTTCAGCGCCGGCTTGGCGTTAAAAGCAATGCCTAGACCGGCGACGCCGAGCATGTCGATGTCGTTCGCGCCGTCGCCGACGGCCACCGTCTGCGACATTTTCAGACCCGAGTCCGCGGCGAACTCACCGAGCAGGCGCGCCTTCGCCTGCCTATCGACGACCTCTCCCACCACGCGACCGGTCAACTTACCGTCAACCACCTCGAGCGTGTTGGCCCGCACATAATCCAGGTCGAGCTCCGCGGCTAGGCCCTCCAGAACCTGAATGAACCCGCCGGAGACCACCGCGGTGCGATACCCCATCGAGTTGAGTGTGCGGATGGTGGTACGCGCGCCCGGGGTCAGTTCAATGTCCGCGGCGACTGCGTCGATCACGGACGCGTCAAGGCCCTCCAAGGTGGCCACCCGCTCGCGCAGCGATTGCTCGAAGTCGAGCTCGCCGCGCATAGCGCGCTCCGTCACCGCGGCGACCTCCGCTTCTTTGCCGGCGTGCGCCGCCAGCATTTCGATCACCTCGCCGGTGATGAGTGTCGAGTCACAGTCGAAGCACACGAGACGCTTCGCTCGGCGGTGTAGGCCGGCGTTCTCCATCGCCAGATCCACGCCGAGCTCGTTGGACAACTCCGCCAGCGCCTCGCGCACCTCGCGGCCGGCGCCCGGGCTGTAATCGGGTAGGGTCACCCGGAATTCCAGGCCCGTCACCGGGTAGTTTGAAATGCCGTTGATGCGGTCGATGTTGGCACCGTAGCTGGCCAGCAGCGCACCTAGGCGCGATACCTGCTGCGCTTGGACGGGGTTGCCCAGCATCACGATGACGTGGGTCGAACGCGGCCGGGACACTTCACCGGCGGCTGAACCGGTCTCGATTGTAACTCGCTGGCCGAACTCCCAGAGGCCGGCACGCAGCTCGCGCTCCAGATCCGTTAGCGTGAGCGGGTCCATGCCCACGAACGTGGATAACATCAGCCGGCCGCGGAAGTCCACCTGTGAGACATCGAGAAGCTGAACGTCGTGGTTCGCTAGCGCCGTGAAGAACGCGGCAGACACTCCCGGGCGATCGGGCCCAGATGTGGTGATGACGGCGTGCTTGAGCCCTCGTTGGAGCTCGACCTCGAATGCGGGCATTGCAGTGTAATCCTTGGTGTCGGCGGCAGCTACATGTACCCGGCACATGCTACCCAATTGCCCGCGGCCGCCCACCCTCGACCGCAGACGCGCGAAGCCCCCGCCCGAAGGCGGGGGTTTGGCGGTGTCAGTCAGAATCTCGCGCGCTCAGCGCTGATCCTTACGCAGGGTGTCAACAGCCTCTTGCGCTTCGGCTTTGTTGCCCGGAGAGTCGAACTCGTGGCTCGAACCCTTGTAGGTCGCGGCGGTGTCGTCACTGTGGCCGGTGTGGGCCTCGCGGCGCAGGCGGCCAACCATGTGCGGGTAGTGCAGCTCGAACGCGGGACGCTCGGAGCGGATGCGCGGCAACGCGGTGAAGTTGTGGCGCGGCGGCGGGCAGGAAGTGGCCCACTCCAGGGAGTTACCGTAGCCCCACGGGTCATCGACGGTGACAACTTCTCCGTAGCGCCAGGACTTGAACACGTTCCAGATGAACGGCAGCATACCGATACCCAGGATAAAGGCGCCGACGGTGGAGATCTGGTTCAACAGCGTGAAACCGTCGGTGTCGAGGTAGTCAGCGTAGCGGCGCGGCATGCCCATGTTGCCCAGCCAGTGCTGCACCAGGAACGTCATGTTGAAGCCGATAACCGTGAACCAGAAGTGGATCTTGCCCAAACGCTCGTCGAGCATGCGGCCCGTCATCTTCGGGAACCAGTAGTACACGCCGGCGGTGGAGGCGAACACGACGGTGCCGAAGAGAGTGTAGTGGAAGTGCGCAACCACGAAGTAAGAGTCGTGCAGGTGGAAGTCCAGCGGCGGGGATGCGAGCATGATGCCGGTCAGGCCGCCGAAGAGGAAGGTGAACAGGAAGCCCATTGCCCACAGCATCGGCGTTTCAAACGTGATGTGCCCGTTCCACATGGTGCCGACCCAGTTGAAGAACTTCACGCCGGTCGGCACGGCGATGAGGAACGTCATGAAGGAGAAGAACGGCAACAGAACTGCACCCGTGGCGAACATGTGGTGTGCCCACACGGCCATGGACAGGCCGGCGATAGCCAGGGTGGCGAAGACGAGACCGATGTAGCCGAAGATCGGCTTGCGGGAGAATACCGGGATGATCTCCGAGATCACGCCAAAGAACGGCAGTGCGAGGACGTACACCTCAGGGTGTCCGAAGAACCAGAAGAGGTGCTGCCACAGGATGGCGCCGCCGTTGGCGGTGTCGTAAATGTGGCCGCCGATGAGGCGGTCGAAAAGCACGCCCATTGCCGCAGCGAGAAGCAGCGGGAAGATCATCAGGGCGATGATCGAGGTGACAAATATCGTCCAAGTGAACACCGGTAGACGGAACATGGTCATGCCGGGCGCGCGCAGGGTGAGCACGGTGGTGAGCATGTTGACGGCAGAAGCCACCGTGCCGACACCAGTGGCGCCGACGCCGATGATCCACAGGTTGGCGGACACAGACGGCGTGTGCGTCGCGTCAGCGAGCGGCATGTACATCGTCCAGCCGAAGTCGGCTGCACCGCCCGGGGTGAGGAAGCCCGCGAGCATGGCGAGGACGCCCACCTGCGTAACCCAGAAGCCGAAGGCGTTCAGGCGCGGGAACGAGACATCCGGCGCGCCGATCTGGAGGGGCAGCACGTAGTTGGCGAAACCCCAGACGATCGGTGTACCGAAGGCCAGCAGCATCACCGTGCCGTGCAGTGTGAAGAGCTGGTTGAACTGCTCGTTGGACAGGAACTGCAGACCCGGGCTGAACAGCTCCGCGCGGATAAGCAGTGCCATAAGGCCGCCGACGAAGAACCACACGAAGGACAGGATGATGTAGAGAATGCCCAGTTCTTTGTGGTCGGTCGTGGTCAGCAACTTGTAGAACTTGGAACCCTTCCGGGGGTTACCCGTGGGCTCCGGACGAGTCGGCGGGACATAGCTGTCCAGCCTTGGCGCCACTGCGGTCATGCGATCCTCCTGACTGACGGCGCCGGCAGCCCACCCCGCCCAGTCTCCCGGACGGAGGCAAACCACTGGTGCCACAACTGATACCGAATCATCATAAGCCACGAGCACATGGAATTTCCAGCCCTCACAGCTCGAGCCAAACCCGCGGGCCCCCCGGTCGCTACCGCGCCGCGAATCCACCCTGGGCCAGAAGGCTTTTCCCCTGCTCCCCCGCCGCCCGGGCGCACCCGCCTGTACCGTGGGCACGCCCGCAGAAATCCACCCCGTTTGTGTTAGTCCGGCGACGCTTATCGACGCCTCCCCCGACTGGTTAGAAGTCCCAGTCGTCGTCCTGCGTGTCCTCCGCCTTACCGATGACGTAGGAGGAGCCGGAACCGGAGAAGAAGTCGTGGTTCTCATCAGCGTTCGGCGACAACGACGCCAGGATCGCGGGCGAAACCCTCGTCTCGTCCTGCGGGAAGAGGCTCTCGTAGCCGAGGTTGTTGAGTGCTTTGTTGGCGTTGTAGCGCAGGAAGCGCTTCACATCCTCAGTCCAGCCCAGCGGATCGTAGATGTCCTCGGTGTATTGGGTCTCATTCTCGTAGAGGTCGTAGAGCAGGTTGAAGGTGTAGTCCTTCAGCTCGTCGCGCTCAGCCTGGCCAAGATCTGCTTGCCCACGCTGGTACTTATAACCGATGTAATAGCCGTGCACGGCCTCGTCGCGGATGATCAGCCTGATGATGTCGGCTGTGTTGGTCAGCTTCGAGTGGGAGGACCAGTACATCGGCAGGTAGAAGCCCGAGTAGAAGAGGAAGGACTCCAGAAGCGTAGACGCGACCTTCTTCTTGTGCGGGTTGTCCCCCTCGTAGTAGCTGAGGATGATCTTCGCCTTGCGCTGCAGGCTCTCGTTCTCCTCGGACCACCGGAATGCGTCGGTGATCGCGGGTGTGTCAGCCAGCGTCATGAAGATGTTGGAGTAGCTCTTCGCGTGCACAGACTCCATGAAGGAAATGTTGGTGTACACCGCCTCCTCGTGCATAGTCTTTGCGTCCGGCAACAGCGACACGGCGCCGACGGTGCCTTGGATCGTGTCCAGGAGGGTCAACCCGGTGAACACGCGCATGGTCGCTGTCTTTTCGTAATCGTTCAGCGTGCGCCACGACGGGATGTCGTTCGACACAGGGATCTTCTCGGGTAGCCAGAAATTGCCGGTCAGTCGGTCCCAGACCTCAAGATCTTTGTCGTCCGGGATCGAGTTCCAGTTGATCGCTTTGACGGGGGCACCGTGCGATTCAAGGTAATTGTCATACTCTTCAGTCACGCACCCCATCCTAGCCGGGAAGAATTTTGGAGTGGCCGAGTGTTAACGCCGGGGAAAAGAATCAATATAGAGAATAGTGATATGTAAGCAAATTAGGCTTACCCGAAACTCCCACCGAGGTTGACATTATGACTCGCGCTTCCGAGAACCCTTCCGCCTCCGCAGAGCCGCTCTTGATGAACGTGCTTGACACGCTCGGGACGGAGATTATCTCCGGCATCCTCGAAGAGGGGCGCACGTTCACGCTCCACGACCTGTCCACCCGCTTCGGAATCTCCCGCACGGTGGCCCGGGAGGTCATGCGCGCCCTCGAGCAACTTGGCCTGGTCCTGTCATCGCGGCGCGTGGGCATCAAGGTTCTTCCCTCGAGCGAGTGGGACGTGTTCGACAGCGCCGTGATCGGCTGGCGGTGGAAGGCCGACTCGGAACGTCAGCTCAAGGAGCTCAGCGAGCTGCGGTTCTCGGTCGAACCTGTCGCCGCGGTGATCGCCGCCCGCTGCGCGAGCGAAGCGGAGGGCGCTGAGTTGGTCGCCATGGCTGAGGAGATGTCGGAACTGGTGAAGGCGGGAAAGCGGGAGGACTTCCTCGCGACCGACCTAAAGTTCCACACCCTAATTCTTAAGGCGTCGCGCAACGACATGTTCCATGCACTTGCACCGTCAATCCTGCACGCGTTGGAGGACAGCGCACACCACGACCATCAGGGCACGGGCTTGGAGAACGACGCAGTGGAGGCCCACCTAGCGCTGGCTGAGGCCATCGTGGCGCGCGACCCGGATGGCGCAGAACGCGCCTCGCGAGCGGTCATGTCCGACTTCACCCCCTGCTGCTGCGCGTAGCAGGAGGGGCGTCGTCAAGCTCGCGCTCCCCCCGGGCCTAGAGCATGCAGGAGACGCAGCCCTCAACCTCGGTTCCCTCGAGAGCCATCTGACGCAGGCGGATGTAGTAGAGCGACTTGATGCCCTTGCGCCACGCGTAGATTTGCGCACGGTTGATGTCGCGGGTCGTGATGGTGTCCTTGAAGAACAGCGTCAGCGACAGGCCCTGATCGACATACTTGGTTGCCACCGCGTAGGTGTCGATGATCTTCTCGAAACCGATCTCGTATGCGTCCTTGAAGTAGGACAAGTTTTCGTTGTCCATGTGGGGCGCCGGGTAGTAGACGCGGCCGATCTTGCCTTCCTTGCGGATCTCGATCTTGGAGGCGATCGGGTGAATCGAGGACGTGGAGTTGTTGATGTAGGAGATCGAACCGGTCGGCGGCACGGCCTGCAGGTACCGGTTGTAGATGCCGTCGCGAGCCACATCGGCCTTCAGCTGGGCCCACTCCTGCGCCGTCGGCGCGGCGACCGAGGAGTCCGCGAATAGTGCCTTGACCTTCTCCGTCTGCGGCTGGAAGCTGGCCGGGTCGTAGCGGTCGAAGAACTCACCGGTGGCGTACTCGGACTTCTCGAAACCCTTGAACTTCTCCCCCTTTTCTACCGCGATCGCGTGCGAGGCCTTGATCGCCTCGTACATCACGGCGGCGAAGTAGGCGTTGGTGAAGTCGAGGCCCTCCTCGGAGCCGTACTCGATGTGCTCGCGTCCGAGGTAACCGTGCAGGTTCATCTGGCCCAGGCCGATCGCGTGGGAGGCGTCGTTGCCGTCGCGGACCGGGGGGACGGAGTCGATCGAAGTCTTGTCGGCCACGGCTGTCAGGCCACGGATCGCGGTTTCCACCGTGCGCGAGAAGTTGTCGGAGTCCATCGTCTTCGCAATGTTGAGCGAGCCCAGGTTGCAGGAGATGTCATGGCCGACCTCCGCGTAGCTCAGGTCCTCGTTGAGAACGGACGGCGAGTTGACCTGTAGAATCTCGGAACACAGGTTGGACATGTTGATGCGGCCGGTCTTGACCGGGTTCGCACGGTTCGCCGTGTCCTCGAACATGATGTACGGGTAGCCGGACTCGAACTGGATCTCGGCGATGGTCTGGAAGAACTGGCGCGCGTTGATCTTGGTCTTGCGGATCCGCGGGTCCTCTACCATCTCCTCGTACTTCTCGGTGACGGAGATGTCGGCGAACGGCAGACCATAGACGCGCTCGACGTCGTACGGGGAGAACAGGTACATGTCGTCGTTGCGCTTGGCCAGGTCGAACGTGATATCGGGGATGACCACGCCGAGCGAGAGAGTCTTGATACGAATCTTCTCGTCCGCGTTCTCGCGCTTGGTGTCCAAAAAGCGCAGGATGTCGGGGTGGTGCGCGTTTAGGTAGACCGCACCGGCACCCTGGCGCGCGCCGAGCTGGTTGGCGTACGAGAAGGAATCCTCGAGCAGCTTCATCACGGGGATCACGCCGGACGACTGGTTTTCGATGTGCTTGATCGGCGCGCCGGCCTCGCGGATATTGCTCAGCAGCAGCGCCACGCCTCCACCGCGCTTGGACAGCTGGAGCGAGGAGTTGATTGCGCGGCCAATGGACTCCATGTTGTCTTCGATGCGCAGCAGGAAGCAGGAGACGAGCTCACCGCGTTGCGCCTTGCCCGCGTTGAGGAACGTCGGGGTGGCGGGCTGGAAGCGGCCCGTCATAATTTCATCGACAAGTGCGGAGGCGGTCTCCTCGTTGCCGCTGGCGAGGAACAACGCGGTCATGGCGACACGGTCCTCGAAGCGCTCGAGGTAGCGGCGGCCGTCGAAGGTCTTGAGAGTGTAGGAGGTGTAGTACTTGTACGCGCCGAGGAACGACTGGAAGCGGAATTTAAAGGAGTAGGCCCGCTTGAAGGTGTCCTTCACAAACTGCCAGTCGTAGGCCTCGATGACCTCTGGCTCGTAGTAGTTGTTCTTCACCAGGTAGTCAATCTTCTCCTCCAAGTCGTGGAAGAAGACGGTGTTCTGGTTGACGTGCTGGATAAAGTACTGGTTCGCGGCCTCGCGGTCCTTGTCGAACTGGATCTCACCGCTCTCGTTGTAGAGGTTGAGCAGCGCGTTGAGCGCGTGGTAGTCGAGCTGCTCGGCCTTGGACACGGGCTCTGCGACATTCTTGCCGAGGGTTGGGGAGGACACGGTTATAGCTCCTATGCTGTTTTTTGTTGTTTGTGGCGGCCGTACTTGCTGCGCAACTTAGCTAGCCTCTCGGCCGCTTCGTCTCGCGCGGCTTCATCGAGGGCTGCGAGCTTATCGACGTCCTCCAGACGCGGCGGGACCAGCCCCAGCCGTTCGGCGTTATCGACGAGCTGGGTGCGCACGCGATTTACGTCCGTCTCGTCACCCATGAGCTCGAAGCGGTACAGGTGCGGCACGCTGCACTTGCGGGAAATGACCTCCCCGGCGAGACAGTAGTCCGGGCCGAAGTTGGAGTTGCCGGCAGCGATAACACCGCGGATGAGGGAACGGTTCTGCTCGTTGTTGAGGAATCTGACGACTTGCTTCGGCACTGGCCTGGTGTTCTCACTCGTCAGAGAAGCTCCCCCGCCGTACGTGGGGCAAATGAGGACGTAGGGCTCGTGGACCATGAGCGGGTCCTCGGCGCGGTAGAGCGGAATACGGGCGGCGGGCAGGCCCACCTTTTCCACGAAGCGTTTCGTGTTTCCGGTGGCCGACGAGAAGTAGACGACAAGCATCTCTTCCGCTCCCCCTGCTCGATCTGCGCCGCTCGATTTACGCTGCCTGAGCCAAGCCCTGGATGCGCTCCGGGCGGAAACCGGACCAGTGCTCACCGCCGACCTCGACTACCGGGGCCTGGAGGTAACCCAGCGCCATGACGTAGTCGCGGGCCTCGTCGTCGACGGAAATGTCAACGAGCGTGTACTCAAGGCCAGCCTTGTCGAGGGCCTTGGTGGTGAAGTTGCATTGGACACAAGCGGGCTTGGTGTAAACGGTGATGGACATAACCTGTGCGCTCTTCCTCGTTGAATTCCGGTTGTTCTGGCGGGCTCCGATCCCCATCGGAGTGACACTCACAAACACTATACTTTGTGGCCAGATAAGGCAACCGATACTATATATAGTAGTTACAACGTTGAAATTACCAGGATAGCAACCGGGACCCACCCACATGTAGTCCATAAGACCAGCGGGAGGGATTACACCACTGAAATTCTTCTCCGGAACGACAAAACCGCCCCGCCCCCGAGTCCTCGGGGTGGCGGAGCGGTTCTACGATGGAACCT
This window of the Corynebacterium qintianiae genome carries:
- a CDS encoding aminoacyl-tRNA hydrolase; the encoded protein is MDSLGAAHFALRACVDGADRQDPVDPDAVVAMQIALNLPTVEPPGREVVYEDVARAVVTLCLEPEAEWVESLARWYGGRIRKVARRSRNTAWRAVQDVPGVTVGSARAFVPCAAGEVPKVVRKLQVRGTDLPPGEWRPLADAPSPAILVNRDLGMTAGKAAAQVGHASMLLAAQRSRQWVRRWAGDGYPLGVREVSGNEFQRWVGKDGAVPVVDAGFTEVAPGSVTAVAVEY
- the serB gene encoding phosphoserine phosphatase SerB, whose protein sequence is MPAFEVELQRGLKHAVITTSGPDRPGVSAAFFTALANHDVQLLDVSQVDFRGRLMLSTFVGMDPLTLTDLERELRAGLWEFGQRVTIETGSAAGEVSRPRSTHVIVMLGNPVQAQQVSRLGALLASYGANIDRINGISNYPVTGLEFRVTLPDYSPGAGREVREALAELSNELGVDLAMENAGLHRRAKRLVCFDCDSTLITGEVIEMLAAHAGKEAEVAAVTERAMRGELDFEQSLRERVATLEGLDASVIDAVAADIELTPGARTTIRTLNSMGYRTAVVSGGFIQVLEGLAAELDLDYVRANTLEVVDGKLTGRVVGEVVDRQAKARLLGEFAADSGLKMSQTVAVGDGANDIDMLGVAGLGIAFNAKPALKQVADASVNHPFLDEVLYILGIPREEIDYANEAAGIDGRVALD
- the ctaD gene encoding aa3-type cytochrome oxidase subunit I — protein: MTAVAPRLDSYVPPTRPEPTGNPRKGSKFYKLLTTTDHKELGILYIILSFVWFFVGGLMALLIRAELFSPGLQFLSNEQFNQLFTLHGTVMLLAFGTPIVWGFANYVLPLQIGAPDVSFPRLNAFGFWVTQVGVLAMLAGFLTPGGAADFGWTMYMPLADATHTPSVSANLWIIGVGATGVGTVASAVNMLTTVLTLRAPGMTMFRLPVFTWTIFVTSIIALMIFPLLLAAAMGVLFDRLIGGHIYDTANGGAILWQHLFWFFGHPEVYVLALPFFGVISEIIPVFSRKPIFGYIGLVFATLAIAGLSMAVWAHHMFATGAVLLPFFSFMTFLIAVPTGVKFFNWVGTMWNGHITFETPMLWAMGFLFTFLFGGLTGIMLASPPLDFHLHDSYFVVAHFHYTLFGTVVFASTAGVYYWFPKMTGRMLDERLGKIHFWFTVIGFNMTFLVQHWLGNMGMPRRYADYLDTDGFTLLNQISTVGAFILGIGMLPFIWNVFKSWRYGEVVTVDDPWGYGNSLEWATSCPPPRHNFTALPRIRSERPAFELHYPHMVGRLRREAHTGHSDDTAATYKGSSHEFDSPGNKAEAQEAVDTLRKDQR
- the nrdF gene encoding class 1b ribonucleoside-diphosphate reductase subunit beta, whose protein sequence is MGCVTEEYDNYLESHGAPVKAINWNSIPDDKDLEVWDRLTGNFWLPEKIPVSNDIPSWRTLNDYEKTATMRVFTGLTLLDTIQGTVGAVSLLPDAKTMHEEAVYTNISFMESVHAKSYSNIFMTLADTPAITDAFRWSEENESLQRKAKIILSYYEGDNPHKKKVASTLLESFLFYSGFYLPMYWSSHSKLTNTADIIRLIIRDEAVHGYYIGYKYQRGQADLGQAERDELKDYTFNLLYDLYENETQYTEDIYDPLGWTEDVKRFLRYNANKALNNLGYESLFPQDETRVSPAILASLSPNADENHDFFSGSGSSYVIGKAEDTQDDDWDF
- a CDS encoding FadR/GntR family transcriptional regulator codes for the protein MTRASENPSASAEPLLMNVLDTLGTEIISGILEEGRTFTLHDLSTRFGISRTVAREVMRALEQLGLVLSSRRVGIKVLPSSEWDVFDSAVIGWRWKADSERQLKELSELRFSVEPVAAVIAARCASEAEGAELVAMAEEMSELVKAGKREDFLATDLKFHTLILKASRNDMFHALAPSILHALEDSAHHDHQGTGLENDAVEAHLALAEAIVARDPDGAERASRAVMSDFTPCCCA
- the nrdE gene encoding class 1b ribonucleoside-diphosphate reductase subunit alpha; the encoded protein is MSSPTLGKNVAEPVSKAEQLDYHALNALLNLYNESGEIQFDKDREAANQYFIQHVNQNTVFFHDLEEKIDYLVKNNYYEPEVIEAYDWQFVKDTFKRAYSFKFRFQSFLGAYKYYTSYTLKTFDGRRYLERFEDRVAMTALFLASGNEETASALVDEIMTGRFQPATPTFLNAGKAQRGELVSCFLLRIEDNMESIGRAINSSLQLSKRGGGVALLLSNIREAGAPIKHIENQSSGVIPVMKLLEDSFSYANQLGARQGAGAVYLNAHHPDILRFLDTKRENADEKIRIKTLSLGVVIPDITFDLAKRNDDMYLFSPYDVERVYGLPFADISVTEKYEEMVEDPRIRKTKINARQFFQTIAEIQFESGYPYIMFEDTANRANPVKTGRINMSNLCSEILQVNSPSVLNEDLSYAEVGHDISCNLGSLNIAKTMDSDNFSRTVETAIRGLTAVADKTSIDSVPPVRDGNDASHAIGLGQMNLHGYLGREHIEYGSEEGLDFTNAYFAAVMYEAIKASHAIAVEKGEKFKGFEKSEYATGEFFDRYDPASFQPQTEKVKALFADSSVAAPTAQEWAQLKADVARDGIYNRYLQAVPPTGSISYINNSTSSIHPIASKIEIRKEGKIGRVYYPAPHMDNENLSYFKDAYEIGFEKIIDTYAVATKYVDQGLSLTLFFKDTITTRDINRAQIYAWRKGIKSLYYIRLRQMALEGTEVEGCVSCML
- the nrdI gene encoding class Ib ribonucleoside-diphosphate reductase assembly flavoprotein NrdI, producing MLVVYFSSATGNTKRFVEKVGLPAARIPLYRAEDPLMVHEPYVLICPTYGGGASLTSENTRPVPKQVVRFLNNEQNRSLIRGVIAAGNSNFGPDYCLAGEVISRKCSVPHLYRFELMGDETDVNRVRTQLVDNAERLGLVPPRLEDVDKLAALDEAARDEAAERLAKLRSKYGRHKQQKTA
- the nrdH gene encoding glutaredoxin-like protein NrdH, which encodes MSITVYTKPACVQCNFTTKALDKAGLEYTLVDISVDDEARDYVMALGYLQAPVVEVGGEHWSGFRPERIQGLAQAA